The Verrucomicrobiota bacterium nucleotide sequence TCGCAAGCGAACGCGGCAGAGATGGTGATGTCCCATTTAAACTGCTCTGCCGGGATGGTGCGCAGGCTCAGGAACTTTTGGCGGAACTTGGGATTCTGGGTGACCATGCCGCCGGCGGTGCCGCTGGGCCAGCGGTCTTCGTCATAGAGCCACGCTTCCATTTTGAGGCGGACTGCCTCATCGGCACAGGCATTGATCAGGTGGAACCAGTCCTTTCCAAGATACTCCGTCTGCAGCCCGGTGCGGGAGTGCATGAAGAACCCGCCCATGCCCATCTGCTTGAGCACGCGCGCCTGGCGCAGCAGCTCGTCCTTGTCGAGGGCGCCGTTCCAACTCCAGAACGGCTTGCCGCGATAGGCCGGGCCGGGATCAGCGAACTGCCCGTTCAAATTCTGGATGTTGACCAATTCCGGTGCGGCCGGTCCCACTGCGGACCCGGCTTGCCATACGGCACCCATCAAAAGGGTTGCCGCCATTGTGTATTGCAAAAGACGTTTCATAAAGAAAACCAGCCACGATAAGAGCGCACCCGCCCCGCGCTGGCAATCGGAATTTGCGTGGAATTGCCTGCTGCCGTCTCCGGCAGCAAGAAACCGGGACACCGTGTGAGCGCGCTTAGCTGGCAACTTAACCGGTCACGCCTCGTCACCTTGAATGGCGGGAGAATAGTCCGCTACTTCATCAGTTCACGGAGGTGGGCTTCGACAGCGGCGGCGAGGTTTTGAGGATCGTATCCACCCTCCAGCGCGGATACCAGGCGGCCATGGCAGTATTGGTTGGCGATGTCTTTAACGATCCGCGTCAGTTCCGCATAGTCAGCAGCCGTCAGCTTCATGCGGCCAATGGGGTCATTTTCGAGGGCATCGAAGCCAGCGGAAATGAGCACGAAATCCGGTTTAAAATTGGCTGCCGCCGGGACCAACACCTCGTGAAAGGCGCGTTTATAGTTGCCGATGGAACTGCCAGGCTGCAGGGGCACGTTATACGTCGTATTGGTGCCAGCGCCTTCCCCACGCTCCTCGCGCAGCCCAGTGTTTGGATAGGCAGGATGTTGATGCACGGAGAAATAGACGACCGTCGGATCATTGTAAAAGGCGGCTTGGGTGCCATTGCCATGGTGGACGTCCCAATCCACGATGAGGATTTTGGCCAGGTGGTGCTTTTGCTGGAGGTAGCGGGCGGCGATGGCGACGTTGTTGAAGATGCAGAAGCCCATGGCCTTGTCCTTGAGGGCATGGTGGCCGGGCGGGCGGATCAAGCAAAAGGCGTTTTTGACCCGGCCATCCATCACGGCATCCACGGCGACCTGTACCCCACCCGCCGCCAGCAGGGCGATCATGTACGAGTCGGCGGTGAGCGGCACATCCCGCGTGTCGAGGTAGGCAGCCCCCTCCGCCACGCTGGCTTTCACACGTTCGAGATATTCCGGGGAATGAATGGTGGTGACCCATGCGGTGGTAGTGGGCACGGGTTTGAGTAGCAGTAGTTCAGCAAGCAGCTTGTGCTCCTTCAATCCGGCCATGACAGCCTCTAATCGTTCAAAGCGTTCAGGATGGGAGGAGCCGGGATTGTGCCTGCCAAATAGATCATCATAAACCAAGCCCGTGCGATGGGCAGGTTGTTTGGCCGCTCCGTACCCGTTCGGGCCAGACCATGCGAGCAGACCCAGAGCCAGCAAAACAAACCCAGCGCTCGCAACCCGGAATGCACCTGGCCAATGACGGACAGCCCCACCCGGTGAGCGGCGGAGAGCCTCCGCCTGTTTGCAGGCGGACTCGGCAGATAAACTAAAACGCATACGTTTGCCTTCCGGGGTTCAATTATACTGCCGCCTTCTGCGAATACCAAATAACTTCACAAAAAAAAATCCCAAGTTCAATGGACATACGGGAAAGTAGATGACAAAGTTACCACGTTTGGACGACAATGACGAACAAGTGTGG carries:
- a CDS encoding histone deacetylase, which gives rise to MVYDDLFGRHNPGSSHPERFERLEAVMAGLKEHKLLAELLLLKPVPTTTAWVTTIHSPEYLERVKASVAEGAAYLDTRDVPLTADSYMIALLAAGGVQVAVDAVMDGRVKNAFCLIRPPGHHALKDKAMGFCIFNNVAIAARYLQQKHHLAKILIVDWDVHHGNGTQAAFYNDPTVVYFSVHQHPAYPNTGLREERGEGAGTNTTYNVPLQPGSSIGNYKRAFHEVLVPAAANFKPDFVLISAGFDALENDPIGRMKLTAADYAELTRIVKDIANQYCHGRLVSALEGGYDPQNLAAAVEAHLRELMK